TCAACAGGCAAGAATTGCTTCggaatttaattgtttaaacgGAGTTTCAAAGgcttaaaaaatttctaaGCCGTTAAGACtgttatttcgttttttatcaGTCCATAAACTTTCGTCTGCCGAAGAATCTTTTCTCTCGTTTTATCTTCatctaatttaaaaaccaGTTCATGAACTACAAAATTGTTATACATGCTTAATTATTTAGATATGAATACGGGCTCCCTGGATtcgtatgttttttttttcattatttaacaaaaatataaatatgaatgtTAGACCCAAAATAAAGCTTTCAAGATGTCAAGTTccgtttatttgtttataaagcctagattttaacaaaattcttTTTTCTGGACAAGTAATAAATTCGTGTAAATATGCAGACGACTATTTAATACGAAACCCTAAAACCGATTGCTTCTAAGTATCGCATGAAACATAAGCAATAACGGAATAGCAGAAACATCTGAAAGAATGAAGTGCACAAAACAAGGGCCAAAAAAGCTCCCTCGGCAGTAGCAACATTGCGCGGCAGAATGCAACACTGTAAAAGCTGCGCAGAAAAGCAATGGCGGCCTCTTTCGAAGTGTGCGTTTGCCTGTGCGTGTGTGCCACCGGCCAGCGTGTGCGAGAGTGAGGGAGAGAGAGTAGTGGCAAAACCACAAAGAGAATCTATCAGTGTACACCAGAAAAATCACAAAACAATTGCGTAAATGCTCCTTCATTCAGAAACACCGAAATCAATAACACGCCACCATAACCACATAGTTTACCGTTTATACAAAATCAAAGCACACGCTGCGACTTCCAACTCGGGTACAAGAGAAACCGATAACAATAAATGCACCCGATGAATACAGAAGGCGGAGTGGagcaaaactaaaaacaaaaataaagagcGCACACTAGAGCGACTCACTGGTACTAGTTACTAGTGTTAGTATTCCTCTCTGCGCATGTGCCTGGGTTTCTGCGGGTGTACGTCCGTGGGTGAATGTGTCATGAAAAGCACTGAAAGaaccaataaaaatgcaaCTCACCTTCGTTTCAGTGCGATGTGTCCTGGTGCCTTTGCACAATTTATCGGATCCTCTCCGTCTCGGGGGTTCGGGAGTGGGGACTCGATTAATGGCGGGCACTTGTCTGTATTTCACACTTTTCACACACGTTTCACTTGCACTAAGCTTCCCGATAACTTGATTTCGGACCTAAGCGAATGGTCGTTACTGTGCTGTTAGCAGCTAACAGCGCTGTAAGCGTCGACGTCAGCTATACAtacaagtgtgtgtgtgtacttACATAAATACACATTCAGGGAATCGCGGAACTAAGCTTAGTATTTCTATTTGAAATCGCATTCGCTAAAACTTACCGCTATGCCAGTGCAGCGACTGGTAGTCATCGCTGCTGCTAATGCTGTTGTTGCAGCTCTGTTTCTCTCTCTCCGTACGCTGTCCCTCCCGCTCGCACTCAACAACAAAACGCAGCGCGCTCCGCACACACAGGCAAACAGGCCCCCTCTGTTGTGATATTACTGATTTAAATACTCACACACATGAGCACGGGCGAGCGAAACGAGAAAACTTATCCgattattatatatacatgtatatctaaatatacttttgatttttatgagCGCGCTCAGCTACAATTGCATTGGCACTAGTACTAGCACTAGTACCAGCACACACGCACAAACACGCACGGGACGAGGGATGCACTTTTGTCGGGAGTCTCCTCTCCTCCCCTTTTCCTTCATCCCCTCGCGAACGCAATTCCAAGTGGAAgcaaaaacgaaacgaaaacggAAGAAAATGGGCCGAAAACCGAAAGCACAGAGTGGCGCAAACGAAACGTTTAATTGGCGCAGTTTCACggaacttggccaaaacaaagctCTAACGAACAGAGCAAAAACACACTGCTTTGTCAACGAACGATCGAAATTGATCGGATTATATGTaacaacaaacacaataaaaaaaaatacccgCAGCGAATTAGAAGTTGCAGACAAATTGTAGAGCTGGAACAAAAATCGATGACTATTCGATACTATCGATGCTTGCAGGCACCGATGTTGTTCCTGCTACCATCGATAAATCTCACTTGAAAAGTATCGAAACAGTAGAAAAAGCACTAAtgaattaaaactttgtttttcaaataatttaaaagtctgcaaagagaaaaattaatacttttagagaattgaaaatattttaaacattttaggaCAATCCAATtgtcaaagaaaaattaaaatgtcataTTCGGAGTAGCTAGCTGGAAACATGACACTAAATAATCTCAGAAAAGACTTTATTGAAATAGCTCGAAATTTAAGAGTCGGATTCCACTGgcaacaatattaaaaaatgtataaaacataatatatatatatatttatcttttcaAAGGacttttgttgtaatttttacaatattaaattcaCAACAAACCGCCCAGTTATTTCAAAACGGCCAGCGGTATGTTATTGACATGATATCGAACCAGTCGTTCATCTGATTTTAGAACCAGTTCGCTGTCGCAGAACAGATGGCACGTCACTAGTTTaacgtttgtttttattgcaagCGCCGAAATCTCCAGCCGATTCGCAAAATCATGGTATGAAACGCACCTCATGGGCAAGACTCTGTGCCGTTGACTAATCCGACGTCTCTCCGCCCATTCCACAGAGTGCCCTGTTCAACTTCCAGAGCCTGCTCTCGGTCATCCTGCTGCTGATCTGCACCTGTGCCTACCTGCGTTCCCTCTTTCCCAGCATCATCGACCGCAACAAAACCGGGTAAGTAGTGCTCCATCCGAATCCCCCATCCTGTTTGCCCACTCAAACACCCAATCTCTGACTGCAGGTTCCTGGGCACTTTCTGGAAGCTGGCGAGGATAGGGGAGCGCAAGTCGCCCTGGGTGGGAGCCGCCT
The sequence above is a segment of the Drosophila gunungcola strain Sukarami unplaced genomic scaffold, Dgunungcola_SK_2 000060F, whole genome shotgun sequence genome. Coding sequences within it:
- the LOC128264244 gene encoding protein kish, which translates into the protein MSALFNFQSLLSVILLLICTCAYLRSLFPSIIDRNKTGFLGTFWKLARIGERKSPWVGAACLIMAFTVLFWS